In the genome of Telluria mixta, the window CAGGCGGACGCCGGGCGGACGTCCGGGATTGACGTTTGCGTCAACCCCGTACTCGACAATACTTAGTGCTTAGTGGGAGAACAGGCGATAGACCAGGTTCCCCATCAGGATCCCGGTCACGATGCCCCCGCCGATCTCGACGAGCGTATGGCCCATCCGCTCGCGCAGGGTCATGTGGCCGGCCTTGCCTTCGGCCAGGCGGTTGATGGCGGCAGCCTGGCGGCCCACGTGCTGGCGCAGGCTGTTGGCGTCGATCATCACGATGAAGCATAGGGTGACGGCTACGCCGAATGCCGGGTGGGCGATGCCCTCGCGCAGCGCGATCAGGGTCGCCATGCTGGTGACGGTGGCGCTGTGGTTGCTGGGAAAACCGCCGTTTCCGACCAGGTTGAACGCCCAGCGCCGCTGGCGCGCACTGTTGATGAGGAATTTGATCGGGCCGACCACGAGCCAGGTCAGCACCGGGGTGACCAGATAAGAGACATCCATGTGAAATCCATTCAAGGGAAAACGGGAGGCATGACGCCGGGCGGCATTATGGCAGATGCAATGTCACGTGAGCAATTCATGCCTCGACGATCGATGCGCCCGCCAAAGTGGGAAACGGGTTAATATGCGCCGTGTGGTCATTCAGACAATGCGAAGATAATTATTGAGTCACAGGAGTAGTGCATGCAACATTTCAGGTTGTCGTTCGTGGTCACCGCCGTCCTGCTGGCGCTGGCCGGCTGGTGGGGCTTTTCCCACGGTGGCACCGCCGGCCTCCTGCAAGCGCTGTGGATCGCGGCCGTGCTGGGCGTGCTCGAGATCTCGCTGTCGTTCGACAACGCCGTCGTCAACGCCTCCGTCCTGCGCAACTGGAACGCGTTCTGGCAAAAGCTGTTCCTCACGGTCGGCATCATCGTCGCCGTATTCGGCATGCGCCTGTTGTTTCCCCTCCTCATCGTGTCGGTGGCGACGGGCCTGGGCCTGATCGACGTCTGGCACATGGCCGTCAACAATCCGGACGAGTACGCGCGCAACCTGACGTCGCGCCATGCCGAAGTGGCCGCGTTCGGCGGCGCGTTCCTGCTGCTGGTCTTCCTCAACTTCCTGTTCGACGAGGAAAAGGAACTCCATTGGCTGGGCTGGATCGAAGAAAAGGTCGGCAAGTACGGCTCGGAAGGCCTCGCCGTCCTGCTCACCCTGCTCGCCGTGTTCGGCTGCATGAGCCTCGTGCCGCAGGACCGCAAGCTGTCCACGCTCATCGCGGGCGTCGTCGGCGTGCTGATCTACGTAGGTGTCGACTGGTTCAGCGGGCTGCTGGAGGAAGAAGAATCCGATCCGGCGGTCGGCAAGCTGATCTCGCAAGGCAGTATCGGCGGCTTCATGTACCTGGAAGTGCTGGACGCGTCGTTCAGCTTCGACGGCGTCATCGGGGCGTTCGCGATCACCAACGACGTCGTGGTGATCATGCTCGGCCTGGCCATCGGCGCCATGTTCGTGCGGTCGCTGACCGTGTTCCTCGTGCACAAGGGCACGCTGGAAGAATTTGTCTTCCTCGAGCACGGCGCGCACTACGCGATCGGCATCCTGGCCCTGATCATGTTCGCCAGCGTCGAGTATGAGATTCCCGAATGGTTCACCGGCCTGTCCGGCGTGGCCTTCATCCTGGTATCGCTGTGGTCGTCGATCCGCTACAAGAAGCGCGAGCAACTCGAGTCGGCGACCTGAACCGTAGTCATATCATCAGAAAGGAAGCAAGATGGCGATCAGTTTGCAGAAAGGCGGCAACGTCAACCTGTCCAAGGAAGATCCGAACCTGAAAAAGGTCATCATCGGCCTCGGCTGGGACCCGCGCGCGACCGACGGTGCTACCTTCGACCTCGACGGCAGCGCCTTCCTGCTGCGCGGCGACGGCAAGGTGCGCGGCGATGCCGACTTCATCTTCTACAACAACCTGCAGTCCAGCGACGGTTCCGTCAAGCACACGGGCGACAACCGCACGGGCCAGGGCGAAGGCGACGACGAGCGCCTCATGGTCGACCTCACGCGCGTGCCGCCGGAGGTCGAAAAGATCGCGTTCGCCGTCACGATCCACGAGGCCGACCAGCGCCGCCAGAGCTTCGGCCAGGTCGCGCGCGCCTTCATCCGCTGCCTGAACGCGGACGGCGAGCGCGAGATCGCCCGCTACGACCTGTCGGAAGACAGCTCGACGGAGACGGCGATGATCTTCGGCGAACTGTACCGCTACGGCAGCGAGTGGAAATTCCGCGCCGTGGGCCAGGGCTACAACGGCGGCCTCGGGCCCCTCGCCCGCTCGTTCGGGGTACAGGTCTAAGACTAGCCTAATTGACAATCCGGGCGCCCATGTCAGAATGGGCGCGCTTCGTCACGCCCCGTGACCTTAATCTCGCACACGACCATGCCCAAGACCCTGCCGCGCCGCGCCATCGCCATCCTCGCCTCCGTCGTCATCGCCGCCGTGGCGATGTTCGCCCTGTACACGTGGATCGTGCTGAACTGGTCGTATTCGGAAGGCGAACGGGCCGGCTACCTGCAGAAACTGTCGCGCAAGGGCTGGCTGTGCAAGACGTGGGAAGGCGAGATCCTGCTGTCGAGCATGCCCGGTGCCATTCCCGAGCGCTTCAACTTCACCGTGCGCGACGAGAACGTCGTGCGCCAGCTGCAGGCCGCCATGGGGCAGCGCGTGCAACTGACCTATTCGCAGCACGTCGGCATCCCGACCTCGTGCTT includes:
- a CDS encoding DUF475 domain-containing protein, which produces MQHFRLSFVVTAVLLALAGWWGFSHGGTAGLLQALWIAAVLGVLEISLSFDNAVVNASVLRNWNAFWQKLFLTVGIIVAVFGMRLLFPLLIVSVATGLGLIDVWHMAVNNPDEYARNLTSRHAEVAAFGGAFLLLVFLNFLFDEEKELHWLGWIEEKVGKYGSEGLAVLLTLLAVFGCMSLVPQDRKLSTLIAGVVGVLIYVGVDWFSGLLEEEESDPAVGKLISQGSIGGFMYLEVLDASFSFDGVIGAFAITNDVVVIMLGLAIGAMFVRSLTVFLVHKGTLEEFVFLEHGAHYAIGILALIMFASVEYEIPEWFTGLSGVAFILVSLWSSIRYKKREQLESAT
- a CDS encoding divergent PAP2 family protein, which translates into the protein MDVSYLVTPVLTWLVVGPIKFLINSARQRRWAFNLVGNGGFPSNHSATVTSMATLIALREGIAHPAFGVAVTLCFIVMIDANSLRQHVGRQAAAINRLAEGKAGHMTLRERMGHTLVEIGGGIVTGILMGNLVYRLFSH
- a CDS encoding TerD family protein; the protein is MAISLQKGGNVNLSKEDPNLKKVIIGLGWDPRATDGATFDLDGSAFLLRGDGKVRGDADFIFYNNLQSSDGSVKHTGDNRTGQGEGDDERLMVDLTRVPPEVEKIAFAVTIHEADQRRQSFGQVARAFIRCLNADGEREIARYDLSEDSSTETAMIFGELYRYGSEWKFRAVGQGYNGGLGPLARSFGVQV